A single window of Synechococcus sp. CBW1004 DNA harbors:
- the secE gene encoding preprotein translocase subunit SecE, translating to MEEASAASPADAVEAESGQNGGFVSATLAELRKVVWPSRQQLFSESIAVILMVGLSAASIAALDRFYRWVSIQVFR from the coding sequence CTGGAGGAGGCCTCCGCTGCTTCGCCCGCCGATGCGGTGGAGGCGGAATCCGGCCAGAACGGTGGTTTCGTGTCCGCCACCCTGGCCGAGCTGCGCAAGGTGGTCTGGCCCAGCCGCCAGCAGCTGTTCAGTGAGTCGATCGCCGTCATCCTGATGGTGGGCCTGTCGGCGGCGTCGATCGCCGCCCTCGATCGCTTCTACCGCTGGGTCTCGATCCAGGTCTTCCGTTGA